GACCTGGTCGAACAGATCGCCCCCGGAACCGACCCCATGCGCAAACTCCTGCCCCACGTCCTGCGCTTCGTGACGCAGGCACGCGAACCGGGCGAGACGGCCGTCAGCGAGTCGGCGAGCGAAGCTTGAGCCGCAGAGCGTTGAGGCGGATGAAGCCGGTGGCGTCGGACTGGTCGTAAGCATCGTCGGCCTCGAAGGTCGCGATCTCTTCGCTGTACAGGGTTTCGTCCGATCTTCGCCCCAGCACGGCAAGCCCACCTTTGTAGAGTTGTAGCCGGACCTCGCCGCTCACGTGTTCCTGACTCTTGTCGACGGCGGCCCGCAGGAATTCCATCTCCGGTGAGTACCAGAAGCCGTTGTAGATCAGCTGCGCAATGCGCGGAATCAGGCGATCGCGCTCGAGCATGACTTCGCGATCGAGCGTGATGGACTCGAGCGCGCGATGTGCCGCGTACAGGAGGGTCCCGCCCGGCGTCTCGTAGCAGCCCCGGGCCTTCATACCGACCGCTCGATCCTCGACCATGTCGACCCGACCCACTCCGTGCTCCGCGCCGAGATCGTTCAATCGCGTCAGAAGTTCCACCGGCCCGAGCTTGTTGCCATCGACGGCCACCGGCACTCCGCGCTCAAACTCGATGACGACCTGCGCCGGGGTCTCCGGTGCGTCCTGGACCGAGCGCGTCCAACCCCACATTTTCTCTTCAGGTGGGTGCCAGGGATCCTCGAGCACACCGCCCTCGTAGCTGACGTGAAGCAGGTTTCGGTCGATCGAATACGGTTTTTTCAGGGTCGCCTCGACCGGGATTTCGTATTTCTTGGCGTACGCCATGAGCTCGGTGCGGCCACCTAGATCCCAGTCTCGCCAGGGCGCGATGATTTCGAGATCGGGAGCCAGCGCCTGAAAAGTCAGCTCGAAGCGCATCTGGTCGTTTCCCTTGCCGGTGCAGCCGTGCGCGACCGCGTCTGCGTCGAATTCGCGTGCAATCCTGACCTGCTCCTTCGCCAGAACGGGTCGGGCCAGCGAGGTCCCTAACAGATAGGTGCCTTCATAGATCGCATTCGCGGCTACTGCGGGAAAGACGAAGTCGCGTACGAACTCCTCGCGAAGGTCCGAAACGAGGTAGTCCCGGGCACCGGTCGCGAGAGCCTTCTCTCGAACGCCTTCGAGATCCTCTTCCTGACCCACGTCGCCGCAGTAACAGATGACCTCGGCCTTGTAGGTCTCCATGAGCCATTTCAGGATGACGGAGGTGTCCAGGCCGCCGGAATACGCCAGAACGATGCGCTTGATCTCACTCATTCGCGCATTCTAGCTAAAAATGAAAAATCTCCGAACGCTCCCAGGCGTTCGGAGTGGCGCGGGCCTTCTGCGCGCCGGCTACTCCGCGATCCCTTCGCGCAGAAGCCGAGCGATGATCTCCAGGGTTCGGACCCGGCCACAACTGGAGAGCGACATCAGGTCCGAAATCGTGACCGTATTGTCGATCTGACTGACGAGAAAGCCTTCTTCCGGATGCAGATCGAGATTCATCAGATCCGAATTCGAGGCCTTCAGAGTCAGGATGCGACCCTGGTCCCCGATCTCCCCTGCCCAGCGCTGGGCTTGCTCGGAACGGACGAGCTGCAGATACCCCTGCACATCGAGACGATCGGGGTACGACTTTGCGGCTTTCTGCAGTTTGACCCACGCTTCGTCCAGGCGACCGTTCTTGTAGGCGGAGAGTGCGCCAGAGATGGTCGTATCGACGTCATCCACCTCGTCGGTTTCGCTCTCGGGCAAGGCCGGCGGCATGCTGCGCTCGGTATCTTCCTCGTCTTCGAGCGGATTCTGTCTGGCCACCGGAGCGGGTGTGATGGCGCGAGGTGTCACGTCGTCATCGATACTGGCGAGTTCCGGGGTCGGCGGTCGTTGAAGCGTGGCGGGACGCTCGACACCGGCCTCTTCGTAGGCCGTTTCCAGGTAGTCGTAGACCGCCTGGTTGTCCGGATCCTTGGCGCGCGCCTGCTCCCAGCAACCAATCGCTGCCTCGAGGTCTCCCAACCCGTAGTAGTTCAAACCTCGCTTGAGGAGTCTCGTGACCTTCTCTTGAGTCGTCTCACTCACCAGAATCAGTCCTTGATCGCGATCTCTTCGGAATCGTCGTACTCATCGGCGAGCCGGTCGAGTTCGTCTGGACTCAATGTGCCGCGCGGATTCACCTGGATTGACTGCTCCTGGTTCGTCTGCATGTCCTTGGCTGAAACACTGACGATTCCGTTGGCATCGATATCGAATGTGACCTCGACTTCGGGTTCCCCCTTCGGCGCGGGCCGGATGCCAGATAGAACGAACTCGCCGAGCAGGTCGTTCTCTGCGGCGCGCTCGCTTTCTCCCTGAAGGACGCGAATCTGCACCGCGCTCTGATTGTCTCGCGTAGTCGTGAAGATTTCCTTGCGAGAGGTCGGCACCGTCGTATTGCGTTCGATCAGCTTGGCGAAATGACCGCCGTAGGCCGCAATACCCAGAGACAGCGGCGTGACGTCGATCAGCAGCGGGCCTTCCTGGTCATCCGCAAGCATCGCGGCCTGGATCGCCGCGCCGATTCCCACGACTTCGTCCGGATTTACACCCTTATGGGGCACCTTTCCGAACAACTCGGCGACGAATTTCTGAACCATGGGCATGCGCGTCTGCCCGCCCACGAGGAGAATCTGGTTGATGTCATCTTTGCTCAATTTCGCATCGGCTAGAGCGGTTTCGCAGATCGCCTGTGTGCGCATGACCAGGTCGCCGACCAGCTCTTCGAGCTTTTCGCGTGTGATCACGACACTCATGTGCAGCGCGTTCTCCTGCGCGTCTGCGGCGATGAACGGAAGATTGATCTCCGTCTGTGTGACCTGGGAGAGATCGCACTTGGATTTTTCCGCAGCGTCCTTGAGCCGCTGAAGCGCCATCGTGTCCTTGCGCAGATCGAGACCTTCCTTGGCTTCGAAATCCTGTAGGAGGAACTCGACGATATGCATGTCGAAGTCCTCGCCACCCAGGAGCGTGTCGCCGGAAGTCGAGAGCACTTCGATGACGCCTTTCCCCATCTGCAGGATCGAAATATCGAAGGTACCGCCACCGAGGTCGTAGATCGCGATGTTCTCGGTTTCGCTGCGACCGAAACCGTAGGCCAGCGCTGCAGCCGTTGGCTCATTGATGATTCGAAGCAGCTCCAGTCCCGCGATGCGACCGGCATCCCGCGTCGTCTGACGTTGGGCATCGTTGAAATAGGC
This is a stretch of genomic DNA from bacterium. It encodes these proteins:
- a CDS encoding argininosuccinate synthase; translation: MSEIKRIVLAYSGGLDTSVILKWLMETYKAEVICYCGDVGQEEDLEGVREKALATGARDYLVSDLREEFVRDFVFPAVAANAIYEGTYLLGTSLARPVLAKEQVRIAREFDADAVAHGCTGKGNDQMRFELTFQALAPDLEIIAPWRDWDLGGRTELMAYAKKYEIPVEATLKKPYSIDRNLLHVSYEGGVLEDPWHPPEEKMWGWTRSVQDAPETPAQVVIEFERGVPVAVDGNKLGPVELLTRLNDLGAEHGVGRVDMVEDRAVGMKARGCYETPGGTLLYAAHRALESITLDREVMLERDRLIPRIAQLIYNGFWYSPEMEFLRAAVDKSQEHVSGEVRLQLYKGGLAVLGRRSDETLYSEEIATFEADDAYDQSDATGFIRLNALRLKLRSPTR
- a CDS encoding tetratricopeptide repeat protein → MSETTQEKVTRLLKRGLNYYGLGDLEAAIGCWEQARAKDPDNQAVYDYLETAYEEAGVERPATLQRPPTPELASIDDDVTPRAITPAPVARQNPLEDEEDTERSMPPALPESETDEVDDVDTTISGALSAYKNGRLDEAWVKLQKAAKSYPDRLDVQGYLQLVRSEQAQRWAGEIGDQGRILTLKASNSDLMNLDLHPEEGFLVSQIDNTVTISDLMSLSSCGRVRTLEIIARLLREGIAE
- the dnaK gene encoding molecular chaperone DnaK; this encodes MSNVIGIDLGTTNSCVAILEDGQPVVIPNTGGYKTTPSVFAVTEEGKRLVGHLAKRQAITNAENTVYAAKRLIGRSFDSEEVQRLQALLPYELAQGPNNDTRVQVAGRVYTIPEISGIVLREMKRVAEEYLATTVQDAVVTVPAYFNDAQRQTTRDAGRIAGLELLRIINEPTAAALAYGFGRSETENIAIYDLGGGTFDISILQMGKGVIEVLSTSGDTLLGGEDFDMHIVEFLLQDFEAKEGLDLRKDTMALQRLKDAAEKSKCDLSQVTQTEINLPFIAADAQENALHMSVVITREKLEELVGDLVMRTQAICETALADAKLSKDDINQILLVGGQTRMPMVQKFVAELFGKVPHKGVNPDEVVGIGAAIQAAMLADDQEGPLLIDVTPLSLGIAAYGGHFAKLIERNTTVPTSRKEIFTTTRDNQSAVQIRVLQGESERAAENDLLGEFVLSGIRPAPKGEPEVEVTFDIDANGIVSVSAKDMQTNQEQSIQVNPRGTLSPDELDRLADEYDDSEEIAIKD